A region from the Candidatus Methanoperedens sp. genome encodes:
- the pstB gene encoding phosphate ABC transporter ATP-binding protein PstB: MQNKITVEALNAWFGTKHVLKDIDLGFQENRITAIIGPSGCGKSTFIRCLNRMHEVVPRAKVSGKVLVDGKDIYESDVDPVDIRRRIGMVFQKPNPFPTMSISDNVVAGLKLSGVKDKKILDNIAEESLKKAALWDEVKNDLNKSGVSLSGGQQQRLCIARALAVEPEVILFDEPCSALDPISTSKIEDLMMELKEKYTLIIVTHNMQQAARVSDFTAFFLYGELIEFGETNQIFKKPQEKSTEDYIVGRFG, translated from the coding sequence GTGCAGAATAAGATTACCGTTGAAGCCCTCAATGCATGGTTCGGAACAAAGCATGTTCTAAAAGATATTGATCTTGGTTTCCAGGAAAACAGGATAACCGCCATCATAGGCCCTTCCGGATGCGGAAAATCCACATTTATCCGATGCCTCAACCGGATGCATGAAGTTGTACCCAGGGCAAAAGTCTCAGGAAAAGTACTGGTTGATGGCAAGGATATCTATGAAAGCGATGTCGACCCTGTAGACATAAGAAGGCGCATAGGTATGGTATTCCAGAAGCCCAACCCTTTCCCTACGATGTCTATTAGTGATAATGTTGTGGCTGGATTGAAGCTCAGTGGAGTGAAAGATAAAAAGATCCTTGATAACATTGCCGAGGAGAGTCTAAAAAAAGCCGCACTATGGGACGAAGTGAAGAATGACCTCAATAAATCGGGTGTGAGTCTGTCAGGCGGTCAGCAGCAGCGTCTCTGCATCGCAAGAGCATTAGCTGTTGAGCCAGAGGTTATCCTGTTTGACGAACCCTGCTCAGCTTTAGACCCTATATCCACAAGCAAGATTGAAGATTTAATGATGGAACTGAAAGAAAAATATACCCTTATTATAGTAACGCATAATATGCAGCAGGCAGCAAGGGTAAGCGATTTTACAGCTTTCTTTCTTTATGGAGAGTTAATAGAGTTTGGAGAAACAAATCAGATATTTAAGAAGCCACAGGAAAAGAGTACCGAGGATTACATAGTCGGGAGGTTTGGATAA
- the pstC gene encoding phosphate ABC transporter permease subunit PstC gives MDRSRLPSFRISRSKLSGDFIFEAVVGSFALGIIILAILLFRELFIESQLSRDAFGTGFLTGSVWDPVKEVFGALPFIFGTLVSSFLALLIAVPFSLGIAIFLSELAPEKLRTPLSFIIELLAAVPSVIIGLWGIFILAPFIHDYLAPPLSTYLGFLPLFQGPMYGPSMLTGGMILAIMIIPITSSVSKEVLMTVPTQQREAAIALGATGWETTRIAVLPYARSGIFGAVILGFGRAIGETMAVTMVIGNSHHIKASLFAPSDTMASVIANELMEAPSKLYVSSLIEIGFLLLVISVIINIAARILVWKFDESNDIHLFRRIRQMLNVEGGERA, from the coding sequence ATGGATAGATCGAGATTGCCTTCTTTCCGTATCAGCCGGAGCAAACTCTCAGGCGATTTTATTTTTGAAGCTGTAGTCGGCTCATTTGCTCTGGGAATAATAATCCTTGCAATTTTATTGTTCAGGGAACTTTTTATAGAGTCTCAACTTTCAAGAGATGCTTTTGGCACGGGTTTTTTGACAGGTTCTGTATGGGATCCAGTGAAAGAGGTATTCGGCGCCCTGCCTTTTATCTTCGGGACTCTTGTTTCATCATTCCTTGCCCTGCTCATAGCTGTCCCATTTAGCCTCGGGATAGCGATATTTCTCTCAGAACTCGCTCCGGAAAAGCTGAGGACGCCCCTATCTTTCATCATAGAATTGCTTGCCGCCGTCCCAAGCGTCATTATCGGGCTCTGGGGCATATTCATTCTCGCCCCGTTCATCCACGACTATCTTGCGCCGCCTCTTTCAACATATCTTGGTTTTCTGCCGCTCTTCCAGGGACCAATGTACGGTCCGTCCATGCTTACCGGTGGCATGATACTTGCAATAATGATTATCCCGATAACCTCATCGGTGTCTAAGGAAGTCCTCATGACAGTGCCGACGCAACAGCGGGAAGCAGCCATCGCTCTCGGCGCTACAGGCTGGGAGACCACACGGATTGCGGTACTCCCCTATGCCAGATCTGGAATATTCGGGGCGGTAATTCTTGGATTTGGACGTGCTATCGGCGAAACAATGGCAGTAACCATGGTCATCGGGAACAGCCACCACATCAAGGCATCCCTTTTCGCGCCATCAGATACCATGGCATCGGTTATTGCAAACGAGTTAATGGAGGCACCGTCCAAGCTTTACGTCTCATCTCTTATTGAGATCGGGTTTTTGCTTCTGGTGATATCCGTCATAATCAACATAGCAGCCAGGATTTTGGTGTGGAAGTTTGATGAATCCAATGATATCCACCTTTTTAGACGGATTCGTCAAATGCTTAATGTGGAAGGAGGCGAGAGGGCATGA
- the pstA gene encoding phosphate ABC transporter permease PstA has translation MKWNKRKLIDRTMSFLTAACVAIAIIPLLSILYTVTINGISSINPDFLTQLPKPVGEAGGGLGNAIQGTFIVVGIACLIGLPIGILSGIYLSEYGANRFGRFVSFVADVLTGTPSIAAGMFGYTFIVLYFGSFSAIAGGVALSVLMIPIVTRTTEESLKLVPGSIKEASLALGIPRWKTTLYIVLSTARSGIITGALLAIARISGETAPLLFTSFGNMFWASGIDKPISTLPVQIYTYAITPFPDWHAKAWGGALILIILILILNIGVRFIIRRRYSV, from the coding sequence ATGAAATGGAATAAAAGAAAATTAATTGACCGAACTATGTCCTTCCTGACCGCCGCCTGCGTTGCTATCGCCATAATCCCACTGCTGAGCATCCTCTACACAGTAACCATCAATGGGATATCATCTATAAACCCGGATTTTCTTACACAGCTCCCCAAACCTGTGGGTGAAGCAGGAGGCGGGCTTGGGAACGCTATCCAGGGGACATTTATAGTCGTAGGGATTGCCTGCTTAATCGGGCTTCCCATAGGCATTCTTTCAGGGATATATCTTTCAGAATATGGGGCAAACAGGTTTGGACGTTTTGTAAGTTTCGTGGCTGATGTCCTCACCGGCACGCCCTCGATAGCTGCAGGGATGTTCGGTTATACCTTCATAGTCCTTTATTTTGGAAGCTTCTCTGCAATTGCAGGCGGGGTAGCTCTCTCTGTATTGATGATCCCCATTGTTACGAGAACTACCGAGGAGTCCCTCAAACTTGTGCCTGGATCAATTAAAGAAGCTTCCCTTGCCCTTGGGATACCGCGGTGGAAAACAACATTATATATTGTTTTGAGCACTGCCAGGAGCGGTATAATCACTGGAGCATTACTGGCAATCGCAAGAATATCTGGTGAGACCGCGCCTCTCCTTTTCACTTCATTTGGGAACATGTTCTGGGCTAGCGGAATAGACAAACCAATATCGACACTGCCGGTGCAGATTTACACATATGCAATAACACCCTTCCCTGACTGGCATGCCAAAGCCTGGGGAGGAGCCCTCATTCTGATCATTCTGATTCTTATTTTAAATATTGGTGTGAGGTTCATTATCAGAAGAAGATATTCAGTGTAA
- a CDS encoding inorganic phosphate transporter — protein MVFDFINGFHDSANAIATVVATKVLSPIKAVTMAAIFNLAGPLVFGTAIATTMGKGIIDSHVITVNLIFAAIMGAIIWDLITWYLALPTSSSHALVGGLVGAGIAAAGTGSVNAKGVETIVLFMVISPIIGLVIGFFFALLIMRGFRKSHPSTINHYFRRLQLFSSAFYSLTHGTNDAQKTMGIIAILLVSSSISTPMSTSGLPIPLWVIVSCAGAIGLGTFFGGWRIVKTMAQRVTRLRPYQGFSAETSSGLVLASMAALGIPVSTTHVISSSIMGVGATDKLSAVRWGIARKIVGAWILTIPVAALISASVYLIMSSLL, from the coding sequence TTGGTTTTTGATTTCATCAATGGATTCCACGATTCGGCCAATGCCATTGCCACAGTAGTGGCAACAAAGGTACTTTCCCCCATAAAAGCTGTTACCATGGCTGCCATTTTCAATCTTGCTGGCCCGCTTGTTTTTGGCACGGCCATCGCAACAACTATGGGAAAGGGCATAATTGACAGCCATGTCATAACTGTAAACCTTATTTTTGCAGCTATTATGGGTGCTATAATCTGGGATCTAATCACCTGGTACCTGGCTCTTCCCACATCAAGCAGCCATGCCCTGGTTGGAGGCCTTGTAGGAGCAGGGATAGCTGCTGCCGGGACAGGTTCCGTCAATGCTAAAGGTGTCGAAACGATTGTGCTTTTCATGGTAATTTCCCCCATTATCGGCCTCGTCATAGGGTTTTTCTTTGCTCTTTTAATAATGAGAGGCTTCAGGAAATCCCATCCTTCCACCATTAACCACTATTTCCGGAGGCTTCAGCTTTTTTCTTCGGCGTTTTATTCTCTGACGCACGGGACTAATGATGCACAAAAGACGATGGGGATTATCGCAATCCTTCTTGTTTCATCGAGCATATCGACACCTATGAGCACCAGCGGACTTCCTATTCCGTTGTGGGTGATCGTTTCATGCGCGGGAGCAATCGGTCTGGGCACTTTCTTTGGCGGGTGGCGTATTGTGAAAACAATGGCGCAGAGAGTTACGCGCTTGCGCCCTTATCAGGGATTTAGCGCTGAAACCTCAAGCGGTCTTGTGCTTGCAAGCATGGCGGCTCTGGGAATTCCTGTGAGCACCACTCACGTGATCTCCTCATCAATAATGGGGGTGGGAGCAACAGATAAGCTTTCTGCCGTGAGGTGGGGTATTGCGCGGAAGATTGTTGGTGCCTGGATCCTTACGATACCTGTTGCAGCTCTGATTTCGGCCTCAGTTTATTTAATTATGTCATCTCTACTCTGA
- a CDS encoding sugar phosphate isomerase/epimerase, translating into MNTKIGINSPQIKDFGGAIDPCEVDIIELGLDRMDFLDEQKEKELLSKTAYLASSFGTEFTIHAPHIDSRIERLKIDFSTNNEKIFTVMEKVFIIAAEIGAEYIVVHPGSQNGGRKCLNLNILNLIHICGLAEEYGVILLLENLFDRNGGNKVGVFPGEIFHMIEMVDSEHLKINLDIGHAFIASNAYGLSLEDYFELGGYIHQMHLHDNFGILESEEAMFGDRHLPLGLGKINFREVFKNILKTNARNLILEIKNSPREYTLTSLTQIREFCSLRFGLKPPAITYSIEPAIACIQ; encoded by the coding sequence ATGAATACAAAAATTGGCATAAACTCTCCTCAGATAAAAGATTTTGGAGGAGCAATAGATCCATGTGAAGTGGATATCATTGAACTTGGTCTTGATAGAATGGATTTTTTAGACGAACAAAAAGAGAAGGAACTATTGTCTAAAACTGCCTATCTTGCCTCATCTTTTGGCACTGAATTCACTATCCATGCCCCACACATTGACTCCAGGATTGAAAGATTAAAGATCGATTTTTCAACCAATAATGAAAAAATTTTTACTGTTATGGAGAAGGTCTTCATAATCGCCGCAGAAATAGGAGCAGAATATATAGTTGTTCATCCAGGCAGTCAGAATGGCGGAAGAAAATGTCTTAACTTGAATATTCTTAATTTAATACATATATGTGGTCTTGCCGAAGAATACGGCGTCATCCTCCTTTTGGAGAACCTGTTTGACAGGAACGGTGGAAATAAAGTTGGTGTGTTTCCTGGAGAAATTTTCCATATGATTGAAATGGTAGATTCGGAGCATTTAAAGATAAATCTGGATATCGGTCATGCGTTTATTGCCTCCAATGCTTATGGATTATCCCTGGAAGATTATTTTGAATTAGGTGGCTACATACATCAAATGCATCTTCATGATAACTTTGGCATTCTGGAGTCTGAAGAAGCAATGTTTGGAGACCGCCACCTTCCACTAGGGCTTGGAAAAATAAATTTCAGGGAAGTTTTCAAAAACATATTAAAGACAAATGCAAGAAATTTAATCTTGGAAATTAAGAACTCACCGAGAGAATATACCCTCACAAGCCTTACACAAATCAGAGAATTTTGCAGTTTAAGGTTTGGTTTAAAGCCCCCTGCAATTACGTATTCTATTGAACCTGCTATCGCATGCATTCAATAA
- the phoU gene encoding phosphate signaling complex protein PhoU: MVREAYHRDLHKLREEVVSMGSLVGKAIGDSVLSLKNRDVGMAQKVIDMDIEIDALDQSIEEGCMRLLALQQPMARDLRLIISVLKMSIDLERMGDLALEIAVITKITANVPPVKPLIDIPRMAETCQQMLANTMTAFENKDVELAKTIAKRDDEVDMLFDQVRRELISYMIEDPKKITGAQHLTFVARYLERIGDHITNLCENVVFMVTGERAELN; the protein is encoded by the coding sequence ATGGTTCGCGAAGCGTATCACAGAGATCTTCATAAGTTAAGGGAGGAAGTAGTCAGCATGGGAAGCCTTGTAGGCAAGGCGATAGGAGATTCGGTTCTATCCCTCAAGAATCGGGATGTGGGAATGGCCCAGAAGGTCATTGATATGGATATTGAGATTGATGCCCTCGATCAGAGCATTGAGGAGGGCTGCATGCGACTGCTCGCACTCCAGCAGCCTATGGCGAGGGATTTGAGACTTATAATCTCGGTATTAAAGATGTCCATTGACCTTGAAAGGATGGGTGACCTTGCTTTAGAGATAGCGGTTATTACAAAGATTACAGCTAATGTGCCGCCAGTGAAGCCGCTCATAGACATACCGAGAATGGCAGAGACATGCCAGCAAATGTTGGCGAATACCATGACCGCTTTTGAAAATAAGGATGTGGAGCTTGCAAAGACTATTGCAAAGCGGGATGATGAAGTCGATATGCTCTTTGACCAGGTAAGAAGAGAGCTGATTTCCTATATGATCGAGGACCCAAAAAAGATAACCGGCGCCCAGCACCTAACCTTTGTGGCAAGGTATCTTGAGAGGATAGGTGACCACATAACGAATCTCTGTGAAAACGTGGTGTTCATGGTGACAGGCGAACGGGCGGAGTTGAATTGA
- a CDS encoding Gar1/Naf1 family protein codes for MKRLGTVLHIIDDLLIVRSDKTTEKGAPFQDSTVITKKMRRIGKIKELFGPVNNPYFSVRIFKNVPESEIRQLKNERVYLQ; via the coding sequence TTGAAAAGATTGGGAACTGTTCTTCATATTATTGATGATCTGTTGATAGTTCGTTCTGATAAGACCACTGAAAAAGGTGCTCCATTTCAGGACTCTACAGTGATTACAAAAAAGATGAGGAGGATCGGAAAAATAAAAGAACTTTTCGGTCCGGTAAATAACCCCTACTTTTCTGTCAGGATATTCAAAAATGTGCCAGAGTCCGAAATCAGACAGTTGAAAAATGAAAGAGTCTACTTGCAGTAG
- a CDS encoding signal recognition particle protein Srp19, which yields MLKDKTKLVIWPVYLDATKSRAEGRILSMKDSVKSPVLKEIEKAAVELNLTPIVEPEKAHPKSWWATSGRVLVDKKGPKSILAKQIAQKINKSRGQK from the coding sequence ATGTTGAAGGACAAAACCAAGCTTGTCATATGGCCAGTTTATCTCGACGCCACCAAATCAAGGGCTGAAGGCAGGATCCTTTCCATGAAGGATTCGGTGAAATCACCCGTTTTGAAGGAGATAGAGAAAGCAGCCGTTGAGTTGAACCTTACTCCCATAGTGGAACCTGAAAAAGCTCATCCCAAATCATGGTGGGCCACAAGCGGCAGGGTGCTTGTAGATAAGAAAGGTCCGAAATCCATACTAGCAAAGCAGATAGCACAGAAAATAAATAAAAGCCGGGGACAAAAATGA
- a CDS encoding Ppx/GppA phosphatase family protein yields MRMHLDQLEEKILAFIDIGTNSIRLILVRLNPNHSYTVLRQEKEVVRLGENEFKSNHLQPEAMERAVLVCKKFAELAKSFGAGEIIAIATSAAREAKNQVEFLEQLKDEAKLEVRVIPGKEEARLIYLGVSSGVHIGKRKAIFIDIGGGSTELAIGDQFQQYYVDSFELGAIRLTTRFIQDGGTAPVPQDVYARMKLYIKNRILKTAQFMKSARIECAFGSSGTIVNLAEIAMNLHERDGAGRNLVLNYKNLRKVVSTLCALALDERKKIQGINPERADIIVGGAAILETIMEEFGLEEITISDRGIVHGMLMDYLSKHEGFPQFQEMSVREMSVLQLGRSCNINERHANAVISLALSLFDSSRRIGLHDMDERERELLKYSSFLHDIGGFIAFKSHHLHSHYIIGNTELPGFDQIEINIMANVARFHRKKLPKRKDQALALLDEHSANTVIILSMLLRLAEKLDRSHTCLVKKAEFTGKDRTKVDLAIWPDGGCELEVWGVESNVKAFEKIFRRKLNLNVIQGSHWNREFSSLKIGRETAGVENALHA; encoded by the coding sequence ATGAGAATGCACCTTGATCAACTTGAGGAAAAGATACTGGCGTTCATAGATATTGGGACAAACTCTATCCGACTTATACTCGTCAGACTCAACCCCAATCATTCGTATACTGTGCTGCGGCAGGAGAAGGAGGTTGTCAGGCTCGGCGAGAACGAGTTCAAGAGCAATCACCTCCAGCCAGAGGCAATGGAGCGAGCGGTTCTGGTTTGCAAAAAGTTCGCGGAACTCGCAAAATCCTTCGGCGCTGGAGAGATTATCGCTATAGCCACTTCTGCGGCACGGGAGGCGAAAAACCAGGTAGAATTCCTTGAACAGCTAAAAGATGAGGCGAAGCTGGAAGTCAGGGTCATACCTGGAAAGGAAGAGGCACGTCTCATCTATCTTGGGGTCTCGAGCGGAGTCCATATTGGCAAGAGGAAGGCAATCTTCATCGATATAGGGGGAGGGAGCACGGAGCTTGCGATAGGCGATCAGTTCCAGCAATATTACGTCGACAGCTTCGAACTAGGGGCAATAAGGCTCACTACTAGGTTCATTCAGGATGGGGGGACAGCACCTGTGCCACAGGATGTTTATGCAAGGATGAAGCTGTACATCAAGAACAGAATTCTCAAAACAGCTCAATTCATGAAGAGTGCGAGGATAGAGTGCGCTTTCGGAAGTTCAGGCACTATCGTTAACCTGGCCGAGATAGCGATGAATCTGCATGAACGGGACGGCGCAGGAAGAAACCTTGTCCTGAACTACAAGAATCTAAGGAAGGTAGTTTCGACACTCTGCGCGCTTGCCCTCGATGAGAGAAAGAAGATCCAGGGAATCAACCCCGAGAGAGCGGACATAATCGTTGGGGGCGCTGCTATCCTCGAGACAATAATGGAGGAGTTCGGGCTTGAAGAGATTACAATCAGCGACAGGGGCATAGTCCACGGAATGCTCATGGATTACCTGTCAAAACATGAAGGGTTTCCGCAGTTCCAGGAGATGTCTGTCAGGGAGATGAGCGTGCTCCAGCTTGGAAGATCATGCAATATCAACGAGCGGCACGCCAACGCTGTCATATCTCTTGCACTTTCGCTTTTTGACAGTTCTAGGAGGATCGGGCTGCACGACATGGATGAACGGGAGAGGGAGCTATTGAAGTACTCTTCGTTCCTGCACGATATCGGCGGCTTCATAGCATTTAAAAGTCATCATCTCCACTCGCATTACATAATAGGCAACACAGAGCTCCCCGGCTTTGACCAGATCGAGATAAATATAATGGCAAACGTTGCCAGGTTCCACAGGAAGAAGCTTCCAAAGAGAAAGGACCAGGCTTTAGCTCTGCTCGATGAGCACTCTGCGAATACCGTGATTATCCTATCCATGCTGCTGCGCCTTGCTGAGAAACTCGACAGAAGCCATACCTGCCTCGTAAAAAAGGCAGAATTCACCGGGAAAGATAGAACAAAAGTCGATCTCGCTATATGGCCTGATGGCGGCTGCGAGCTTGAAGTGTGGGGTGTAGAGTCGAATGTGAAAGCATTCGAAAAAATATTCAGGAGGAAGCTCAATTTGAATGTAATCCAGGGCTCTCATTGGAACCGTGAATTCTCCAGTCTTAAAATAGGGAGGGAAACTGCCGGGGTTGAGAATGCACTGCATGCATAA
- a CDS encoding phosphate-starvation-inducible PsiE family protein encodes MIDHPKFFKKITDSIVTIVLYILLLTLIAGMLRILLDMRSVAIDSVEGGFNKIVTNVLTLFIVIEFFKTFADYSKLERIKLTDITDVTILIAMREVTVGLYSKSFGYETIFALSALLLVLGVIRMLAVKYSPEKI; translated from the coding sequence ATGATTGACCATCCAAAATTTTTCAAAAAAATTACTGATTCCATTGTTACCATCGTCCTGTATATATTGCTGTTAACCCTTATCGCAGGGATGCTGCGGATTTTACTTGATATGCGCTCTGTGGCGATAGACTCGGTGGAGGGCGGTTTTAACAAAATAGTTACTAATGTTCTCACGCTTTTTATTGTAATTGAGTTCTTCAAAACCTTTGCAGACTATTCGAAACTCGAAAGAATCAAACTCACCGACATAACCGACGTCACGATTTTAATAGCTATGCGTGAGGTCACTGTCGGGCTTTACTCCAAATCATTTGGATATGAAACTATTTTCGCCCTCTCAGCGCTGCTGCTGGTGCTTGGAGTGATAAGGATGCTGGCTGTAAAGTACTCGCCAGAAAAGATTTGA
- a CDS encoding histidinol phosphate phosphatase domain-containing protein, whose amino-acid sequence MIDLHTHSSFSDGELIPSELVRRAVVKGYKAIAITDHADFTNIEHVLSCIKTVKFLEDDYDIQIFVGVELTHVPPAKMPRLVEKARYLGAEIIVVHGETIVEPVSPGTNHMAVSLDINILAHPGLITVEDAELARENDITLEITSRNGHNRTNGHVVRMGKETGANLTVNTDTHAPEDLITDETAFNIAMGAGLDQKGARAATISQPLNIIKSL is encoded by the coding sequence ATGATAGACCTTCATACACATTCCTCTTTCAGCGACGGCGAGCTTATACCGAGTGAACTCGTGCGGCGTGCCGTTGTGAAAGGGTACAAGGCGATCGCAATAACCGATCATGCCGATTTCACAAATATCGAGCATGTTCTTTCTTGCATTAAGACGGTAAAATTCCTCGAAGACGATTATGATATCCAGATTTTTGTAGGGGTGGAATTGACCCACGTTCCACCGGCAAAGATGCCAAGGCTTGTGGAAAAGGCAAGGTACCTTGGGGCAGAAATTATCGTGGTGCACGGTGAGACCATTGTTGAGCCAGTATCCCCAGGCACTAACCATATGGCAGTGTCGCTGGATATCAACATATTAGCTCATCCGGGTTTAATCACAGTAGAAGATGCAGAACTTGCCAGGGAGAACGATATAACTCTCGAAATAACCTCGCGTAACGGTCACAACCGAACCAATGGCCATGTGGTCAGGATGGGAAAAGAAACCGGAGCGAACCTTACCGTAAATACGGATACACATGCCCCGGAAGATCTGATCACTGATGAAACCGCATTCAATATCGCAATGGGAGCAGGTCTTGATCAAAAGGGCGCAAGGGCTGCAACAATCTCACAACCTTTAAATATCATAAAATCCCTTTAA
- a CDS encoding DUF47 family protein: MGLKEWILPQDKHFFNMLENESQNVLDGSNAFLDMLKNYDNIKQKQQAIKDIEHQGDDFVHEIFEELNKTFITPIDHEDISALASAFDDVLDYIDGTAARCVLYEITKPEENMIKLAEVLVKQTTELNIALSGLRNLRNPKEIEKRCIEVNRLENIADDIYKTSVAQLFKRKDAIEIMKLKEVYERLEFATDKCEDAANVISDIVVKNS, translated from the coding sequence ATGGGACTTAAAGAATGGATCCTTCCTCAGGATAAACACTTTTTTAATATGCTTGAAAATGAATCACAGAACGTGCTTGATGGCTCGAATGCTTTCCTTGATATGCTAAAAAATTACGACAATATCAAACAAAAACAACAGGCGATAAAGGATATCGAACATCAGGGAGATGATTTTGTTCATGAGATATTTGAAGAGCTCAACAAGACGTTCATTACCCCCATCGACCACGAGGATATATCAGCGCTTGCCTCGGCGTTCGATGATGTTCTTGATTATATCGATGGCACCGCAGCACGCTGTGTTCTATACGAAATAACAAAGCCGGAAGAGAACATGATAAAGCTGGCTGAAGTACTTGTAAAGCAGACCACTGAATTAAATATCGCCCTTTCGGGATTACGGAACCTCAGGAACCCCAAGGAAATCGAAAAAAGGTGTATCGAAGTAAACCGCCTTGAAAATATTGCCGATGATATTTATAAAACCTCGGTCGCCCAGCTTTTCAAACGAAAGGATGCGATTGAAATAATGAAATTGAAAGAGGTGTATGAGCGCCTTGAGTTTGCAACAGACAAATGCGAGGATGCTGCAAACGTTATCAGCGACATTGTTGTAAAAAATAGTTAA
- the pstS gene encoding phosphate ABC transporter substrate-binding protein PstS yields the protein MNRLKIILILILAGVLVAGCVSTPPAQVQPTVQTTAQPPATITLNGAGATFPYPLISKWSSEHSKINPNIQINYQSVGSGAGIQQITAKTVDFGASDAPLSEQVYKNLTGILQIPETIGAVVVAYNLPGIQKGVNLSGDVIADIFLGKITKWNDPRIVSLNPDIQFPPKDIIVAHRSDGSGTTFVFTDYLSAVSPDWKSQVGKGTSVNWPVGLGGKGNEGVAGILSQNPYAIGYVELIYAKAQNNISYSYIKNKAGIFIEPTLETTASAVAGAVPTLPAGDASWSSVSVVNAPGDNSYPISSFTYLLVYKNQAELTKGKALAEFLWWAVHDGQSYSSDLQYVTLPKEVVSLNEKTIKLMNYNGQPLI from the coding sequence ATGAATCGATTAAAGATAATACTAATTTTGATTCTGGCAGGCGTGCTGGTAGCTGGGTGTGTAAGCACGCCGCCTGCCCAAGTACAGCCTACAGTACAAACAACGGCGCAGCCTCCGGCAACTATAACCTTAAATGGTGCGGGTGCAACATTTCCATACCCTCTGATATCCAAATGGAGTTCGGAACATAGCAAAATAAATCCAAATATCCAGATCAATTATCAGAGCGTGGGAAGCGGTGCGGGAATACAGCAGATAACTGCAAAAACGGTAGATTTTGGCGCAAGTGATGCGCCTCTCTCAGAGCAGGTATATAAAAATCTTACAGGCATCCTGCAAATACCCGAAACCATAGGTGCAGTGGTCGTAGCGTATAACCTGCCCGGCATACAGAAGGGAGTGAATTTGAGCGGCGATGTAATTGCTGACATTTTCCTTGGAAAAATCACAAAATGGAACGACCCGAGGATAGTCTCACTTAATCCTGATATTCAATTCCCGCCAAAAGACATTATCGTAGCACACAGGAGCGATGGAAGCGGCACGACTTTCGTATTCACGGATTATCTTTCAGCGGTAAGCCCTGACTGGAAATCACAGGTTGGAAAAGGTACATCAGTCAACTGGCCTGTCGGTCTTGGCGGGAAAGGCAACGAGGGCGTTGCAGGTATCTTGAGCCAGAACCCTTACGCTATAGGGTATGTCGAACTTATCTATGCCAAGGCTCAGAACAACATCTCCTATTCATATATCAAGAACAAGGCAGGGATATTCATTGAACCCACACTTGAGACAACGGCAAGCGCCGTTGCTGGAGCTGTGCCAACGCTGCCCGCAGGCGACGCAAGCTGGTCATCCGTAAGTGTTGTGAATGCCCCGGGAGACAATTCATACCCCATAAGCAGCTTTACCTATCTTCTTGTCTACAAAAACCAGGCAGAACTGACCAAGGGTAAAGCACTGGCTGAATTCCTCTGGTGGGCAGTACACGATGGACAGAGTTATTCCTCCGATCTCCAGTATGTGACGCTGCCAAAAGAAGTCGTAAGTCTGAATGAAAAAACCATAAAACTTATGAACTACAACGGACAACCGCTAATCTAG